From the genome of Paracidovorax avenae:
CCGCCCTGGCCCTCGCCAGCGCGTCCGCCGCTGCGCAGACGGCGGCGCCCTGGCCCGCCAAGCCGCTGCGCATCGTCGTTCCCTACCCGCCGGGCGGCAGCTCGGACATCATCGCCCGCGCCATCAGCCAGCCCCTCTCGGAAGCCCTGAAGCAGCCGGTGGTGGTGGAGAACAAGCCCGGCGCCAACGGCAACCTGGGCGCGGACTTCGTGGCCAAGGCCGCGCCGGACGGCTACACGCTGCTGCTGTGCGACGTGGGCGCCCTGGCGATCAGCCCCTCGGTCTATACCAAGCTGCCTTTCGATCCCTCCAAAGATCTGCGCGGCACGACGATGCTCGCCTACTCGCCCCACATGCTGGTGGTGCATCCCTCCGTGCCGGCCCGCAACCTCAAGGAGCTGATCGCGCTGTCGCGCACGAGCGACCTGAACTTCGCCGTGACGGCCACGGGCAGCGCGCCGCACCTGGCCGGCGTGGCCCTCGCCGCGGCCAGCGGCGCGCGCTGGCAGTACGTGCCCTACAAGGGCGGTGTGACGGCCATCCAGGACACCATGGCCGGCCAGACCCAGGTGCTCATGAACGGCATGCTCGCCACCCTGCCCCACGTGCAGAGCGGCAAGCTGAAAGTGCTCGGGCTTTCCAAGGGCACCCGCATGCCCCTGCTGCCCGACGTGCCCACCATCGCCGAGCAGGGCGTCCCGGGCTTCGAGTCGGGCACCTGGCAAGGCGTGCTGGTGCCCCGCGGCACGCCCGAGGCAGTCGTCCAGCGCATCAACGCCGCACTCATTTCCGTCATCCGAACCCCCGACATCCGCTCGCGCCTGACCGGCCAGGGTGCCGAAGTGGTCACGATGGCGCCCGCCGAGCAGGACCGCTTCTTCGAAAAGGAACGTGCCCGCTGGGCCGGCGTCGTGTCCGCGGCGCAGATCCGGCTGGACTGACGCACCGCCCCTGCAGGAATTTCCCGATCCCCACCACCCCACCCGCTTTCCGAACCACTTCCGGGCTTTCGCCATGCAACCTCAAGAACTCAAGACCATCATGGGCTCCGGCCTGCTTTCCTTCCCGCTGACGGACTTCGACAGCGAAGGCAACTTCAATGCCCGCGGCTACGCCGAGCGCCTCGAATGGCTCGCCCCCTATGGCGCCAGCGCGCTCTTCGCCGCCGGCGGCACAGGCGAGTTCTTCTCGCTCACCGCCGACGAATACCCCGCCATCATCGAGACCGCCGTGCAGACCTGCCGCGGCAAGGTGCCGATCATCGCGGGCGCCGGCGGGCCGACGCGTTTCGCCATCCAGTGCGCCCAGGCCGCCGAGAAGGCCGGCGCCCACGGCATCCTGCTGCTGCCGCACTACCTCACCGAGGCCGGCCAGGAGGGCCTGGCAGCGCACGTCGAGGCCGTCTGCAGGAGCGTGAAATTCGGCGTCATCGTCTACAACCGTGGCCAGAGCCGCTTCACGCCCGAGACGCTCGCGCGCCTGGCCGAGCGCAACGCCAACCTCGTGGGCTTCAAGGACGGCGTGGGCGACATCGAGCTGATGAACTCCATCTACATGAAGATGGGCGACCGCTTCGCCTACCTGGGCGGCCTGCCCACGGCCGAGGTGTACGCGGCGGCCTACAAGGCGCTGGGCACGCCCGTGTATTCCTCGGCAGTGTTCAATTTCATCCCGAAGACCGCGATGGACTTCTACCACGCGGTGGCAAACGACGACCAGGCCACGCAGCACCGCCTGC
Proteins encoded in this window:
- a CDS encoding Bug family tripartite tricarboxylate transporter substrate binding protein, whose product is MPFSRRTLLHATALALASASAAAQTAAPWPAKPLRIVVPYPPGGSSDIIARAISQPLSEALKQPVVVENKPGANGNLGADFVAKAAPDGYTLLLCDVGALAISPSVYTKLPFDPSKDLRGTTMLAYSPHMLVVHPSVPARNLKELIALSRTSDLNFAVTATGSAPHLAGVALAAASGARWQYVPYKGGVTAIQDTMAGQTQVLMNGMLATLPHVQSGKLKVLGLSKGTRMPLLPDVPTIAEQGVPGFESGTWQGVLVPRGTPEAVVQRINAALISVIRTPDIRSRLTGQGAEVVTMAPAEQDRFFEKERARWAGVVSAAQIRLD
- the kdgD gene encoding 5-dehydro-4-deoxyglucarate dehydratase translates to MQPQELKTIMGSGLLSFPLTDFDSEGNFNARGYAERLEWLAPYGASALFAAGGTGEFFSLTADEYPAIIETAVQTCRGKVPIIAGAGGPTRFAIQCAQAAEKAGAHGILLLPHYLTEAGQEGLAAHVEAVCRSVKFGVIVYNRGQSRFTPETLARLAERNANLVGFKDGVGDIELMNSIYMKMGDRFAYLGGLPTAEVYAAAYKALGTPVYSSAVFNFIPKTAMDFYHAVANDDQATQHRLLRSFFMPYLELRNRMPGYAVSIVKAGAKIVGHDAGPVRAPLTDLKPDEMAALKALIDQLGPQ